A genome region from uncultured Desulfovibrio sp. includes the following:
- the cutA gene encoding divalent-cation tolerance protein CutA → MLVYVTLPHDYVWPPAPDATPPGMAAARQLARQLVERRLAAGINLLPGALSVYRWQDTVCEHGEILLLAQVAPAALHDFQEALRALHPYEVPCLMALAPDDGYAPFLNWIDHNSRPACGRTSTKRG, encoded by the coding sequence ATGCTGGTCTATGTCACCCTTCCCCATGACTATGTCTGGCCCCCTGCCCCCGATGCCACGCCGCCCGGCATGGCCGCGGCCCGGCAGCTGGCCCGCCAGCTGGTGGAGCGGCGTCTGGCGGCCGGCATCAATCTGCTGCCCGGTGCCCTTTCCGTCTACCGCTGGCAGGATACCGTCTGCGAGCACGGCGAAATCCTGCTGCTGGCCCAGGTGGCGCCGGCGGCCCTGCACGATTTTCAGGAAGCCCTGCGGGCACTGCATCCCTACGAGGTGCCCTGCCTCATGGCCCTGGCCCCGGACGACGGATATGCCCCCTTTCTGAACTGGATCGACCACAACAGCCGCCCCGCCTGCGGGCGGACGAGCACGAAAAGAGGATAA
- a CDS encoding carbohydrate kinase family protein, with the protein MAIYVCGSLAFDRIMTFDGNFQDHVLMDKLHMLSVSFMVDSMNELRGGCAGNIAYTLALLGEKPIIVASAGRDFAGYGAELTRLGLSLEGIRRDADVFTALCYITTDRNNNQITGFYPGAMTLPSSYTFPNLNPAEDWAIVSPGNIEDMRRLPRFFRERGVRYIYDPGQQLPVLSAQDLLDAISGSYACVTNDYEIGMVCKTTGKSEEDLLHLTGWLVTTLGAKGQRIRNAAGVDITVPAVPCADVKDPTGAGDSHRSGLLYGLAAGLDMPEAARLGAVTACYAIEKVGTQAHTFSREDFRRRYEAAFGPLPAALAAALTD; encoded by the coding sequence ATGGCCATCTACGTTTGCGGTTCCCTGGCCTTTGACCGCATCATGACCTTTGACGGCAATTTTCAGGACCATGTTCTCATGGACAAGCTGCACATGCTCAGCGTGAGTTTCATGGTGGACAGCATGAACGAACTGCGCGGCGGCTGCGCGGGCAACATTGCCTATACGCTGGCCCTGCTGGGCGAAAAGCCCATCATCGTGGCCTCGGCCGGCCGGGACTTTGCCGGCTACGGTGCGGAGCTGACCCGCCTTGGCCTGTCGCTGGAAGGCATCCGCCGCGATGCGGATGTCTTCACGGCCCTGTGCTACATCACCACGGACCGGAACAACAATCAGATTACGGGCTTCTATCCCGGCGCCATGACCCTGCCCTCCAGCTATACCTTCCCCAACCTCAATCCGGCGGAAGACTGGGCCATCGTCTCGCCCGGCAATATCGAGGATATGCGCCGCCTGCCCCGCTTCTTCCGCGAACGGGGCGTGCGCTACATCTACGACCCCGGCCAGCAGCTGCCCGTGCTCTCGGCCCAGGACCTGCTGGACGCCATCAGCGGTTCCTATGCCTGCGTGACCAATGACTATGAAATCGGCATGGTCTGCAAGACCACGGGCAAGAGCGAGGAAGACCTGCTGCACCTCACGGGCTGGCTGGTCACCACCCTGGGCGCCAAGGGGCAGCGCATCCGCAATGCTGCCGGCGTGGACATCACCGTGCCGGCCGTGCCCTGCGCTGACGTAAAGGACCCCACCGGCGCGGGGGACAGTCACCGCTCCGGCCTGCTCTACGGCCTGGCCGCCGGTCTGGACATGCCCGAAGCCGCCCGGCTGGGCGCCGTTACGGCCTGCTATGCCATTGAAAAGGTCGGCACCCAGGCCCACACCTTCAGCCGGGAGGATTTCCGCCGGCGCTACGAGGCGGCCTTCGGCCCCCTGCCTGCGGCCCTGGCCGCCGCCCTGACGGACTAG
- a CDS encoding YbaK/EbsC family protein: MRVNEVKAHLDRFGLGQRYREFSTSSATVELAAQALHCEPGRIAKSLSIMTKEGPLVLVVMGTARLDNRKFKDRFHQKASFIPGSELEALVGHPQGGVCPFALPAGVPVYLDESLRAFDPVYPAAGAPNNAVELHLDELERITGGQWVDVCKNAD, translated from the coding sequence ATGCGTGTCAATGAGGTAAAGGCCCATCTGGACCGCTTTGGTCTGGGGCAGCGTTACCGGGAGTTTTCCACCTCCAGCGCCACGGTGGAGCTGGCAGCCCAGGCCCTGCACTGCGAGCCGGGCCGCATTGCCAAAAGCCTGTCCATCATGACCAAAGAAGGCCCCCTTGTGCTGGTGGTCATGGGCACGGCCCGGCTGGACAACCGCAAGTTCAAGGACCGCTTCCACCAGAAGGCCAGCTTCATTCCCGGCAGCGAACTGGAAGCCCTGGTGGGGCACCCGCAGGGCGGGGTCTGCCCCTTTGCCCTGCCCGCCGGGGTGCCCGTCTATCTGGACGAGAGCCTGCGGGCCTTTGACCCCGTCTATCCGGCAGCCGGAGCGCCCAACAACGCCGTGGAACTGCATCTGGACGAACTGGAACGCATCACCGGCGGCCAGTGGGTGGATGTCTGCAAGAATGCAGACTAG
- the recA gene encoding recombinase RecA: MAKKPALTPEEARAEALSTALSTIERKYGKGAVMKLSDEAHVQIPVIPTGSIGLDLALGVGGIPRGRITEIFGPESSGKTTLTLHIVAECQKLGGTCAFVDAEHALDVNYARRLGVNTDELLISQPDYGEQALDIADMLVRSGAVDLVVVDSVAALIPQAELEGNMGESQVGGQARLMSHAMRRLTGTIHKSRTSVVFINQIRMKIGVTGYGSPETTTGGNALKFYSSVRMDIRRIQTLKDKEESFGSRTRVKVVKNKVAPPFRSAVFDILYGQGISRSGELIDLGVEAKIIEQSGSWFAFGSEKLGQGREKVRALLDEDTELRNRIEARVVEYLGMHPQELMPASTDLDNDDMTPGGMDDTVPDDL; this comes from the coding sequence ATGGCCAAAAAACCGGCCCTCACCCCTGAAGAAGCCCGCGCCGAAGCCCTCAGCACCGCCCTCAGCACCATCGAGCGCAAATACGGCAAGGGCGCGGTCATGAAGCTGTCCGACGAGGCGCACGTCCAGATTCCGGTCATTCCCACCGGTTCCATCGGTCTGGACCTTGCGCTGGGCGTGGGCGGCATTCCGCGCGGGCGCATTACCGAAATTTTCGGCCCCGAATCGTCGGGCAAAACCACCCTTACCCTGCATATCGTGGCCGAATGTCAGAAGCTGGGTGGCACCTGCGCCTTTGTGGACGCCGAACACGCCCTGGATGTGAACTATGCCCGCCGCCTGGGCGTCAATACCGACGAACTGCTCATCTCGCAGCCGGACTACGGCGAACAGGCCCTGGACATTGCCGACATGCTGGTGCGCTCCGGGGCCGTGGACCTTGTGGTGGTGGACTCCGTGGCGGCGCTCATCCCGCAGGCCGAACTGGAAGGCAATATGGGCGAATCCCAGGTGGGCGGACAGGCCCGCCTCATGTCCCACGCCATGCGCCGGCTCACCGGCACCATCCACAAGTCCCGCACCTCGGTGGTCTTCATCAACCAGATCCGCATGAAGATCGGCGTCACGGGCTACGGCAGCCCCGAAACCACCACCGGCGGCAATGCCCTCAAGTTCTATTCCTCGGTGCGCATGGACATTCGCCGCATCCAGACCCTCAAGGACAAGGAAGAGTCCTTCGGCTCGCGCACCCGCGTCAAGGTGGTCAAGAACAAGGTGGCGCCGCCCTTCCGCAGCGCCGTTTTCGACATTCTCTACGGGCAGGGCATTTCCCGCTCTGGAGAGCTGATCGACCTGGGCGTCGAGGCCAAGATCATCGAACAGAGCGGCTCGTGGTTTGCCTTTGGTTCCGAAAAGCTGGGGCAGGGCCGCGAAAAGGTACGCGCCCTGCTGGACGAGGACACGGAACTGCGCAACCGCATCGAGGCCAGGGTGGTGGAATATCTGGGCATGCATCCGCAGGAGCTGATGCCTGCCTCCACTGATCTGGACAATGACGACATGACGCCGGGCGGCATGGACGATACCGTGCCGGACGACCTGTAG
- the alaS gene encoding alanine--tRNA ligase codes for MLTAKEIRQKYLAFFARHGHMIVPSGPIIPAKDPTLLFTNAGMVPFKKYFTGEETPPCRRMTSAQKCLRVSGKHNDLENVGRTARHHTFFEMLGNFSFGDYFKREAIHMAWEFVTEELRLPKERLWITIYRDDDEAAAIWHDEIGIPLERIVRLGEKDNFWTMGDTGPCGPCSEIHFDQGEDMACGPHCGVGQCDCDRFLEIWNLVFTQFDQQADGSRLPLARPNIDTGMGLERIAAVCQGKRSNFDCDLFQDIIQYAAAQAHVQYSYSAPDTNEVDTALRVIADHARSAAFLIAAGILPSNEGRGYVLRRLIRRALRFATLMGVHEPFLYRVCRKVTDIMGDDYPELIEQADFISRAVHEEEQRFSLTLGKGLELLEAELTQLAARGETLIPGEFCFRLSDTYGFPLDIVTDVSEKRGFQVDAEGFEEQLALQRRRAREHQKKAGLLGQDNGENPLAHLVDAGLTSTYVGDTTLEADSRITALLDAQGQPAPSLNQGERGYVATAQTPFYGESGGQVGDTGSLNGQNGAQARVLATLKPAASLMVHEVEVTAGALHAEDAVRLIVDATRREAVTRNHSATHLLHAALRKVLGKHVKQAGSLVTDERLRFDFCHLSALTPEELAAVEREVSASIMADAPVHIDEMAREDAEKLGAMALFGEKYGHTVRVVRMGDTAQPLSCELCGGSHVTRTGVIGPFLIMSESGVAAGIRRIEALTGWKALEAIWQQRTGLHEAAALLKTRPDQLNERIQALQAETKKLRKAMEKAAAPASGDIMQGLEEVNGIKLLTARLDNVPVKALRDLMDGVRSRLPSGIACLATVEGEKVGLLLYVSKDLHDRFTAPALIKAVAAPCGGSGGGRPDLAQAGGSKVDGIDAAFRTLKQEIGG; via the coding sequence ATGCTTACCGCCAAAGAAATACGACAGAAATATCTTGCCTTCTTTGCCCGTCACGGGCACATGATCGTGCCCTCCGGCCCCATCATTCCCGCCAAAGACCCCACCCTGCTCTTCACCAATGCGGGCATGGTGCCCTTCAAGAAATACTTTACCGGTGAGGAAACGCCGCCCTGCCGCCGCATGACCTCGGCCCAGAAGTGCCTGCGTGTTTCCGGCAAGCACAATGACCTGGAAAACGTGGGCCGTACCGCCCGGCACCATACCTTCTTTGAAATGCTGGGCAATTTCTCCTTCGGCGACTATTTCAAGCGCGAGGCCATCCACATGGCCTGGGAATTCGTGACCGAGGAACTGCGCCTGCCCAAAGAACGGCTCTGGATCACCATCTACCGCGATGATGACGAGGCCGCGGCCATCTGGCACGACGAAATCGGCATTCCCCTGGAACGCATCGTGCGCCTGGGCGAGAAGGACAATTTCTGGACCATGGGCGATACCGGCCCCTGCGGTCCCTGTTCGGAAATCCACTTTGACCAGGGCGAGGACATGGCCTGCGGCCCCCACTGCGGCGTGGGACAATGCGACTGTGACCGCTTCCTGGAAATCTGGAATCTGGTCTTCACCCAGTTTGACCAGCAGGCCGATGGCAGCCGCCTGCCGCTGGCCAGGCCCAATATCGATACGGGCATGGGCCTGGAACGCATTGCCGCCGTCTGTCAGGGCAAGCGCTCCAATTTTGACTGCGATCTTTTCCAGGACATCATCCAGTACGCGGCGGCCCAGGCCCATGTGCAGTACAGCTACAGCGCGCCGGATACCAACGAGGTGGACACGGCTCTGCGCGTCATTGCCGACCATGCCCGCTCGGCGGCCTTCCTCATTGCGGCGGGCATTCTGCCCTCCAACGAAGGCCGGGGCTATGTGCTGCGCCGGCTCATCCGCCGCGCGCTGCGTTTTGCCACGCTCATGGGCGTGCACGAACCCTTCCTCTACCGTGTCTGCCGCAAGGTCACGGACATCATGGGAGACGACTATCCCGAACTGATCGAGCAGGCCGACTTCATCAGCCGCGCGGTCCACGAAGAAGAACAGCGCTTTTCCCTGACCCTGGGCAAGGGGCTTGAGCTGCTGGAAGCCGAGCTGACCCAGCTGGCTGCCCGCGGCGAAACGCTCATTCCCGGAGAATTCTGCTTCAGGCTCTCGGACACCTACGGCTTCCCGCTGGATATCGTCACCGACGTCTCCGAAAAGCGCGGCTTTCAGGTGGACGCCGAGGGCTTTGAAGAACAGCTGGCCCTGCAACGCCGCCGTGCCCGCGAACATCAGAAAAAGGCCGGTCTGCTGGGACAGGACAACGGCGAAAATCCGCTGGCTCACCTGGTGGATGCCGGCCTGACCAGCACCTATGTGGGCGACACCACGCTGGAGGCGGATTCACGCATCACGGCCCTGCTGGATGCCCAGGGGCAGCCGGCCCCCAGCCTGAACCAGGGAGAACGGGGCTATGTGGCCACGGCGCAGACCCCCTTCTACGGGGAATCCGGCGGACAGGTCGGCGATACGGGCAGCCTGAACGGACAGAACGGGGCACAGGCCCGCGTCCTTGCCACGCTGAAACCCGCGGCGAGCCTCATGGTGCACGAGGTGGAAGTGACTGCCGGCGCCCTGCACGCGGAAGACGCCGTCCGCCTGATCGTGGATGCCACCCGCCGTGAAGCCGTGACCCGCAACCACAGCGCCACCCATCTGCTGCATGCGGCCCTGCGCAAGGTGCTTGGCAAGCATGTGAAGCAGGCCGGCTCGCTGGTGACGGACGAACGCCTGCGCTTTGACTTCTGCCATCTGTCGGCCCTGACGCCGGAGGAACTGGCGGCCGTGGAACGGGAGGTCAGTGCGTCCATCATGGCCGATGCGCCGGTGCATATTGACGAAATGGCGCGCGAAGATGCCGAAAAGCTGGGCGCCATGGCCCTGTTTGGCGAAAAGTACGGCCATACCGTGCGCGTGGTGCGCATGGGTGATACGGCGCAGCCCCTTTCCTGCGAATTGTGCGGCGGCAGCCATGTGACCCGCACCGGGGTCATCGGCCCCTTCCTCATCATGAGCGAAAGCGGCGTGGCTGCGGGCATTCGCCGCATCGAAGCCCTCACGGGCTGGAAGGCCCTGGAAGCCATCTGGCAGCAGCGGACCGGCCTGCACGAGGCCGCGGCCCTGCTCAAGACCCGGCCCGATCAGCTGAACGAACGCATCCAGGCCCTTCAGGCCGAAACCAAGAAGCTGCGCAAGGCCATGGAAAAAGCCGCCGCGCCCGCATCCGGCGACATCATGCAGGGACTTGAGGAAGTGAACGGCATCAAGCTGCTCACGGCCCGCCTGGACAATGTGCCCGTCAAGGCCCTGCGCGATCTCATGGACGGCGTGCGCTCCCGCCTGCCTTCGGGCATTGCCTGTCTGGCCACGGTGGAAGGCGAGAAGGTGGGCCTGCTGCTCTATGTTTCCAAGGATCTTCATGACCGCTTCACCGCGCCCGCGCTCATCAAGGCCGTGGCCGCGCCCTGCGGCGGTTCCGGTGGCGGCCGTCCCGACCTCGCGCAGGCGGGCGGCAGCAAGGTCGACGGCATCGATGCCGCCTTCAGGACCCTCAAACAGGAAATCGGCGGCTAG
- the ahbC gene encoding 12,18-didecarboxysiroheme deacetylase, translating into MIGISKLYCGQVEPSDALRYGRQSGQLPSHLLQFSKDKKPVVVWNMTQRCNLKCVHCYAQAVPVDGADDISTEKAKAMIDDLAAYGAPVMLFSGGEPLVRKDLVELASHATAKGMRAVISTNGTLITKEKARQLKQVGLSYVGISLDGMEAVHDHFRGVPGAFKKALEGIANCQEEGLKVGLRFTINKRNVAEIPGIFRLLRERQVPRACFYHLVYSGRGSELIKEDLDHAETRQVLDLIMDETRACFDAGQPKEILTVDNHADGPYVWMRLKREDPKRAEEVFELLQYNEGNNSGRGIGCISWDGKVHADQFWRNHVFGNVLERPFSQIWDDPNIELLHKLKDKKAYVKGRCAKCRFLNICGGNFRARAEAYYGDEWAQDPACYLTDEEIGL; encoded by the coding sequence ATGATCGGTATTTCCAAACTCTACTGCGGACAGGTGGAACCCTCCGACGCCCTGCGCTACGGCCGCCAGTCCGGTCAGCTGCCTTCGCATCTGCTCCAGTTCTCCAAGGACAAGAAACCCGTGGTCGTGTGGAACATGACCCAGCGCTGCAATCTCAAGTGCGTGCACTGCTACGCCCAGGCCGTCCCCGTGGATGGCGCGGACGATATTTCCACCGAAAAAGCCAAGGCCATGATTGACGACCTGGCCGCCTACGGCGCGCCGGTCATGCTCTTCTCCGGCGGCGAACCGCTGGTGCGCAAGGACCTGGTGGAACTGGCCAGCCATGCCACGGCCAAGGGCATGCGTGCGGTCATTTCCACCAACGGTACCCTCATCACCAAGGAAAAGGCCCGCCAGCTCAAGCAGGTGGGGCTTTCCTACGTGGGCATTTCCCTGGACGGCATGGAAGCGGTGCATGATCACTTCCGCGGCGTACCGGGCGCCTTCAAAAAGGCCCTGGAAGGCATTGCCAACTGTCAGGAAGAGGGTCTCAAGGTGGGCCTGCGCTTCACCATCAACAAGCGTAACGTGGCCGAAATTCCCGGTATCTTCCGCCTGCTGCGCGAACGCCAGGTGCCCCGCGCCTGTTTCTATCACCTGGTCTATTCCGGCCGCGGCTCCGAACTCATCAAGGAAGACCTGGACCATGCCGAAACCCGCCAGGTGCTGGACCTCATCATGGACGAGACCCGCGCCTGCTTCGATGCCGGCCAGCCCAAGGAAATCCTCACCGTGGACAATCACGCCGACGGCCCCTACGTCTGGATGCGCCTCAAGCGCGAAGATCCCAAGCGCGCCGAAGAAGTGTTTGAGCTGCTGCAATACAACGAGGGCAACAACTCCGGCCGCGGCATCGGCTGCATCTCCTGGGACGGCAAGGTGCATGCCGACCAGTTCTGGCGCAATCACGTCTTCGGCAATGTGCTGGAGCGCCCCTTCTCCCAGATCTGGGATGATCCCAACATCGAACTGCTGCACAAGCTCAAGGACAAGAAGGCCTATGTGAAGGGCCGCTGTGCCAAGTGCCGCTTCCTCAACATCTGCGGCGGCAACTTCCGTGCCCGCGCCGAAGCCTACTATGGCGACGAATGGGCGCAGGACCCGGCCTGCTACCTCACGGACGAGGAAATCGGCCTGTAA
- a CDS encoding sulfatase-like hydrolase/transferase, with the protein MRLPASLSGSVVSLLLTLTMAGQSLLTQHLSGIDVQGLILMDVAAALLLVLLCSRGLLRAMSLLQSLFSLFCLSYASCMGMPPTLAAVLHGSKQILGMDLRSLYSYLDVAALGILSLFLIAQWWLCGHIPRHRRRWPALIPACILLAAQCNACLIQPPRQFSPEFVTGEGRSLFEPPARRSLKYRGYLSTFLLEAGSGAAFSPVHAPAQICSAAGTETLPLPASPSQVALVQVESLDFELLEMNVDGQPVMPFLRSLLPDAILLRLNGIKKLASANSDFEIFNGLEASTDIVHYEYEKDYPRSLIPHLTAGGRPVEVFHGLPAEYMNLKAAYKLQGFTRYHDIEVMRAAGVRPLDCWWAGVVRDSDLFDYAARKMPSGPFVQFIITMSMHLPEYVHLVTKDRRFTSSPRAAFLTLAHDTDAALKRYVEKLPSGTMLILWGDHRSYAPGNSGQVPFLVYTKGQRHHFDGRDLPGLTRCKMHYYLRRLLGCPAMAPQGQCPRTDRTEPQKRP; encoded by the coding sequence ATGCGCCTGCCTGCCTCCCTTTCCGGTAGTGTCGTTTCCCTTCTGCTGACCCTGACCATGGCCGGCCAGAGCCTGCTGACGCAGCATCTGAGCGGCATTGATGTGCAGGGACTCATCCTTATGGACGTAGCGGCGGCCCTGCTGCTTGTGCTGCTCTGTAGCCGGGGCCTGCTGCGAGCAATGAGTCTGCTGCAAAGCCTGTTTTCTCTCTTCTGTCTCAGCTATGCCTCCTGCATGGGCATGCCGCCGACGCTTGCCGCCGTCCTTCACGGCAGCAAACAGATACTGGGCATGGATCTGCGCAGTCTGTACAGCTATCTCGATGTTGCCGCCCTGGGCATTCTGTCACTCTTCCTTATTGCGCAGTGGTGGCTTTGCGGCCACATTCCCCGCCACAGGCGGCGCTGGCCGGCCCTCATTCCGGCCTGCATCCTGCTGGCGGCGCAATGCAACGCCTGCCTGATCCAGCCGCCCCGGCAGTTCTCGCCGGAATTTGTGACGGGCGAAGGCCGATCCCTCTTTGAGCCTCCGGCGCGCCGCTCTCTCAAGTACCGGGGCTATCTGTCCACCTTTCTGCTGGAAGCAGGATCAGGCGCAGCCTTCTCTCCGGTTCATGCTCCCGCCCAAATCTGTTCTGCTGCGGGAACGGAAACCCTGCCTCTCCCCGCAAGCCCTTCACAGGTGGCACTGGTACAGGTGGAATCCCTTGACTTTGAACTGCTGGAAATGAACGTGGACGGGCAGCCTGTCATGCCCTTTCTGCGCTCCCTGCTCCCGGACGCCATCCTGCTTCGTCTGAACGGCATCAAGAAACTGGCTTCTGCCAATTCCGACTTTGAAATCTTCAACGGCCTGGAAGCCAGCACAGATATTGTTCATTACGAATACGAAAAGGACTATCCGCGCAGCCTTATCCCGCATCTGACCGCGGGAGGCCGCCCCGTGGAAGTCTTCCACGGTCTTCCTGCCGAGTATATGAACCTCAAGGCAGCGTACAAATTGCAGGGCTTCACGCGCTACCATGACATCGAGGTCATGCGTGCTGCCGGTGTCAGGCCGCTGGACTGCTGGTGGGCAGGCGTCGTCAGAGACAGCGATCTTTTCGACTATGCTGCCCGCAAGATGCCTTCTGGTCCCTTTGTCCAGTTTATCATCACCATGAGCATGCATCTGCCCGAATATGTGCATCTGGTCACCAAAGACCGGCGTTTCACCTCGTCTCCACGCGCTGCCTTTCTCACGCTGGCCCACGATACGGATGCCGCCCTGAAACGCTATGTGGAAAAACTGCCCTCAGGCACCATGCTCATCCTCTGGGGCGACCACCGCTCCTACGCCCCGGGCAATTCCGGCCAGGTTCCCTTCCTGGTCTATACCAAGGGGCAGCGGCACCATTTTGACGGCCGCGACCTGCCCGGCCTGACCCGCTGCAAGATGCATTACTATCTGCGCCGCCTGCTGGGCTGCCCGGCCATGGCGCCGCAGGGACAGTGCCCCCGCACAGACCGCACGGAGCCGCAAAAGCGTCCGTAA
- a CDS encoding diacylglycerol kinase, protein MEERNDMKGRRGLQRLRNAVRYSLDGYRAAWQDEEAFRQIVLLAVAGMPLACWLGESWSERIVLVLPLVICLLVELLNSAIENVVDRISLERHPLSKKAKDMGSAAQFTAQCFLAVVWLGFLLARVLD, encoded by the coding sequence ATGGAAGAACGCAATGACATGAAGGGACGACGCGGCCTCCAGCGCCTGCGGAATGCCGTACGCTATTCGCTGGACGGGTACAGGGCCGCCTGGCAGGACGAGGAGGCCTTTCGTCAGATTGTTCTGCTGGCGGTGGCGGGCATGCCGCTGGCCTGCTGGCTGGGGGAGAGCTGGAGCGAGCGGATAGTGCTGGTACTGCCCCTGGTGATCTGCCTGCTGGTGGAATTGCTCAACAGCGCCATTGAAAACGTGGTGGACCGTATTTCGCTGGAGCGCCATCCCCTGTCCAAAAAGGCCAAGGACATGGGCAGCGCGGCGCAGTTCACGGCCCAGTGCTTTCTGGCCGTGGTCTGGCTGGGCTTTCTGCTGGCGCGTGTGCTGGACTGA
- the hemB gene encoding porphobilinogen synthase — translation MQSFHRGRRLRSSARVREMVRETAPLLAEDLIMPYFVVEHDDPHFRKEISAMPGQYQLSLDELEKQVEKAVNNGLKATIIFGIPAVKDEKASGAYAEDGIVQQAVRRLKKRWPDLYVITDVCLCEYMSHGHCGVLTPEGAVLNDPTLPLLAKTAVSHVAAGADMVAPSDMMDGRVAAIRQALDEAGYSMTPIMSYAVKYASAFYGPFREAAESAPACGDRKAYQMDPCNAREARIEALADLDEGADCLIVKPAGPYMDILRQVRDLTDVPLCAYQVSGEYAMIRAAGINGWIDEEAVMLESLLGLKRAGAKMLITYFTETLLEKRLVR, via the coding sequence ATGCAAAGCTTTCATCGTGGTCGCCGCCTGCGCAGCTCTGCCCGGGTGCGCGAAATGGTGCGCGAAACCGCGCCCCTGCTGGCTGAAGACCTTATCATGCCCTACTTTGTGGTGGAACATGACGATCCCCACTTCCGCAAGGAAATCAGCGCCATGCCCGGCCAGTACCAGCTGTCGCTGGACGAACTGGAAAAGCAGGTGGAAAAGGCCGTGAATAACGGCCTCAAGGCCACCATCATCTTTGGCATTCCGGCCGTCAAGGACGAAAAGGCCTCGGGCGCCTATGCCGAAGACGGCATCGTACAGCAGGCCGTCCGCCGGCTCAAGAAGCGCTGGCCCGACCTGTATGTCATTACCGACGTCTGCCTGTGCGAATACATGAGCCATGGGCACTGCGGCGTGCTGACCCCCGAAGGGGCCGTGCTCAATGATCCCACCCTGCCCCTGCTGGCCAAGACCGCCGTGAGCCATGTGGCGGCCGGCGCGGACATGGTGGCGCCCTCGGATATGATGGACGGGCGCGTGGCCGCCATCCGCCAGGCGCTGGACGAGGCCGGCTACAGCATGACGCCCATCATGTCCTATGCCGTGAAATATGCCTCCGCCTTCTACGGTCCCTTCCGCGAGGCGGCCGAATCCGCCCCTGCCTGCGGTGACCGCAAGGCCTATCAGATGGATCCCTGCAATGCCCGCGAAGCCCGCATCGAAGCCCTGGCGGACCTGGACGAAGGGGCAGACTGCCTCATCGTCAAGCCGGCCGGTCCCTATATGGACATCCTGCGCCAGGTGCGCGATCTGACGGATGTGCCCCTGTGCGCCTATCAGGTCAGCGGCGAATATGCCATGATCCGGGCAGCGGGCATCAACGGCTGGATCGATGAAGAGGCCGTCATGCTGGAAAGCCTGCTGGGCCTGAAGCGGGCCGGCGCCAAGATGCTCATTACCTATTTCACGGAAACCCTGCTGGAAAAAAGGCTGGTTCGCTAA